In a single window of the Terriglobia bacterium genome:
- a CDS encoding GNAT family N-acetyltransferase has product MSKIHVSIRPIEKADFDTLCEIDQACFPPGVAYSTWEMRWFLTRRGAFGFLAEIGDPANLPSGERPIAGFIVAWKVQGKAGHIITLDVLERYRRLHIGSNLMKKVEEEFLKAQIRVALLEVSVNNTAAQEFYKGFGYKVNERLKNYYPTGEDALEMARWFEE; this is encoded by the coding sequence ATGTCTAAGATCCACGTTTCCATTCGACCGATCGAGAAAGCGGACTTCGACACGCTCTGTGAGATCGATCAAGCCTGCTTTCCGCCGGGCGTGGCGTATTCCACTTGGGAAATGCGCTGGTTCCTGACACGCCGGGGCGCCTTCGGGTTTCTGGCCGAAATTGGCGATCCGGCGAACCTCCCGTCAGGGGAGCGTCCCATCGCCGGTTTCATTGTGGCGTGGAAAGTGCAGGGCAAGGCGGGTCACATTATCACGCTCGACGTCCTGGAGCGCTATCGCCGTCTCCACATCGGCAGCAATCTGATGAAGAAGGTGGAAGAAGAGTTCCTCAAGGCACAAATCCGCGTCGCGCTTCTCGAGGTTTCCGTCAACAACACGGCGGCCCAGGAGTTTTACAAGGGGTTTGGCTACAAGGTGAATGAGCGGCTCAAGAATTACTATCCCACCGGTGAGGACGCCCTGGAGATGGCCCGCTGGTTTGAAGAGTAA